In Chthoniobacterales bacterium, the DNA window GGAATTATCGGGAGTCACGGCGCGAGGCGGTCGATTTGCCATGTGCCGTCGGCCCGAAGCGAGTAGCGGAACCGGTCGTGGAGACGATTGGGCCGGCCTTGCCAGAATTCGATCTGCTCCGGCTTTACGCGGTATCCGCCCCAGTGCGGCGGCAGCGAGATTTCGCCGTCCTCGAAACGTTCCTTCATTTCCTCGAGGCGAGCGTCGAGAATTTTCCGCGAGTCGATGATTTCGCTTTGCTTTGAGACCCAGGCGCCGAGCCGGCTGCCGGCAGGCCGGGAATGGAAATAAGCGGCCGAATCTTCGCGCGATGTTCGTTCGACTGGCCCGCTGATCCGGATTTGGCGCTCGAGTTTCACCCAATAAAAGCACAAGGCCGCATACGGGTTCGCCGTCAGGTCGCGGCCTTTTTCGCTGTCGTAATTGGTGAAGAAACTGAAGCCGCGCTCATCGACCCCCTTGAGCAAAACGATTCGGACGGAAGGCTTGCCCTCCGGCGTCGCGGTGGCGAGGCTCATGGCGTTCACGTCGCGAATGTCCGCGGCGATGGCAGCCGCGAACCAGGCCCGGAATTGTTCGAGCGGGTCGGAATGCAGATCGGCCCGCCGCAATCCATGGGCGTCATATTCGTGGCGCAACCCGGAAAGCTGCGATAACGGCGTCTCGTCCATAATCGGAAACGCCCCAAATTATTGGAGACCGGCAAAAATGTCGAAGAGTGATTGAGAAATCAGGGAACGGTGAACCGCGCCCTAGTTAATCGTCACCAAAGTGCCGACCGGAATCTCGGCGAAGAGCTTTTTCGCGGCATCGCCCGGAAGCCGAATGCACCCATGGGAAGCCGGATATGGTTGGACGACTCCCTCGTGCATGCCGAAATCGCGGCAGCTCAACCGCATGAAATAAGGCATCGGGCACTTGTAAATCGTGGAGCGATGGTCGCGATCCTTGTCGGTGATGACATAGGAGCCGGGCTTGGTGGTAAAGCCATTCCGTCCCGTGGAGACTTTCGTTTCGAAAACCGTCGCGCCGTCCTTGATCACGACCATGTGCTGTTTCGCCAGGGATACTTCAACCCGGAGCTGTTCCGGCTGAGGCCCGCCGCCCAGCAACATCTGGACGCACTGCCAGTTCTCGGTCCAGGCGGCGAAATAAAGTGGCAGCATTTTCTCGCGAGTCGTGTGTTGGTTGCGGTTCGCCCCGGCATCAAGCAGGGCGCGGACGTAGTCGGCTTTGCCGAGCCCGGCGGCGAGCATGAGGATGTTCACACCCCCGTCGGCCTGGATGTAGAGCCGGAGATACTTCGATTTGAGCAAATCCGTAAATTCTTTCTCCGCCGTCTTTGGAATCTCGGTATTAGGATCCGCTCCCCCGGCGAGCAGCATTTGGAACAACGGCACGTCATCCGCGGCGATCGCGTAGGCGATCAATGGCACTACCCCGTCAGCCCGGGTGGGCGGCGCGGGATGCTTGCTCAGGAGGAGGCGCACCTGGTCCTTCAACCCGGCTTTCACGGCATTTTCGAGGGCACGGCGGGTGTCCGCGGTCCAGGCCAGGGTGGGCGGAAACCGCCCGAGGATGGTCTGGAAAATCTTCATGTCGCCGCTGGCAAGGGCGGCGGCCAGGAGCTTGTGCGCCCCTGCGGAAGAGGGATCGAAGTTTTTGGTCAAAGAGAAAAGGATTTCAACAGCCTCCCGTTCCCCCGCGCCCAAGGCGTGGTCGACGGCCGTGCGGCCCTCGAAGTCCATGAAATCAATCCGTGCCTGGCGATCGATAAGGGCCCGGAGCATCTCGAGGTTGCCCTGCTTCGCTGCGATCATCAGGGCGGTAATTCCGGTTTGATCGGTCGACTCCACCGGCGCGCCCGCGTCGATGAGTTTGCGAACGGTTTCCCAGTCCCGTTTCAGGGCCGCCGCGATGACGGCGTTCTCTTTCCAGATAACGGGCGCGGCGAAGGCTGGCTCCGTCGTGAAGCACTGGTCAATGTAGTGGGTCCGCTTTACCGGCTGCACGGGCATGACGAAGTCGGGAGCGATCGGCCGGGCTACGACGAGCGTCGGTTGCGGGGTCGAGGGCGCGGGTTTCTGCGCAACCGCTGGGTGGGTTGTCCCCGGAGCCTTGGTGGCATCCGGGAGCCGCATCGTGTAGACGATCAGCGCTGCCAGGGCGGCGATTACGAGAAAGGTTCGAACGATAGACCAGCGCATCTTATAAATTTCGAGGATAATGCTACACCCCTCGTCAAGTAGGTAGGAGCACGATCAAAGCCAGAGGGTTTGCGACCAAAATCGCGGCCCGACAAGGGCGGCCGGCGCCAAATGGGCCTTGACGGGGCTTTGCGGAGCCAAATAGGGTGCGTCCTTCCCAGCGGGGCCGTCTTGGGCTCTCGCTCAACCAACCAGATTAGGGGACCAAACAGATGAAACTGACCATTTTCACTCTTGCCGCGGTTGTTCTTGCCAGCGCTCAGCTTGCCCTGGCCCAGGAAGAATCGAGCCCCGCTCCGGACGCCTCTCCGGAAGCGTCGGTTTCTCGGAAGTCCGAGACCACGGACCCGAGCGTGTCCGTTACCACCGAAAAGAAATCGACGCCCGCGCCGAAGCCTTCCAGCTCCCCGGCCGCGACCAAGTCTTCCTCGCCCGAACCGAAGAGCAGCCCGACCAAAAGTGCTTCGCCTTCAGCGGCAATGCCGGTCAAAAAATCTACGCCTGAAGCCACCATCCGGGAGATCGAAGACAAATGGGAGGGGTCCGTCATGAAGCACGATCTTTCGATTGCCCAGGCCTACGTGGCTGACGATTTCCGCGGCATCAGCTCGAAAGGGAAGGTCATG includes these proteins:
- the pdxH gene encoding pyridoxamine 5'-phosphate oxidase, whose amino-acid sequence is MDETPLSQLSGLRHEYDAHGLRRADLHSDPLEQFRAWFAAAIAADIRDVNAMSLATATPEGKPSVRIVLLKGVDERGFSFFTNYDSEKGRDLTANPYAALCFYWVKLERQIRISGPVERTSREDSAAYFHSRPAGSRLGAWVSKQSEIIDSRKILDARLEEMKERFEDGEISLPPHWGGYRVKPEQIEFWQGRPNRLHDRFRYSLRADGTWQIDRLAP
- a CDS encoding ankyrin repeat domain-containing protein, which gives rise to MRWSIVRTFLVIAALAALIVYTMRLPDATKAPGTTHPAVAQKPAPSTPQPTLVVARPIAPDFVMPVQPVKRTHYIDQCFTTEPAFAAPVIWKENAVIAAALKRDWETVRKLIDAGAPVESTDQTGITALMIAAKQGNLEMLRALIDRQARIDFMDFEGRTAVDHALGAGEREAVEILFSLTKNFDPSSAGAHKLLAAALASGDMKIFQTILGRFPPTLAWTADTRRALENAVKAGLKDQVRLLLSKHPAPPTRADGVVPLIAYAIAADDVPLFQMLLAGGADPNTEIPKTAEKEFTDLLKSKYLRLYIQADGGVNILMLAAGLGKADYVRALLDAGANRNQHTTREKMLPLYFAAWTENWQCVQMLLGGGPQPEQLRVEVSLAKQHMVVIKDGATVFETKVSTGRNGFTTKPGSYVITDKDRDHRSTIYKCPMPYFMRLSCRDFGMHEGVVQPYPASHGCIRLPGDAAKKLFAEIPVGTLVTIN
- a CDS encoding DUF4440 domain-containing protein, producing the protein MKLTIFTLAAVVLASAQLALAQEESSPAPDASPEASVSRKSETTDPSVSVTTEKKSTPAPKPSSSPAATKSSSPEPKSSPTKSASPSAAMPVKKSTPEATIREIEDKWEGSVMKHDLSIAQAYVADDFRGISSKGKVMNKSDLLAELKKDTDTYTSTKNGKIDVRVFGGQFAVATGVSTEEGKAKDGTAFKRSFRWTDAWVERNGKWQCVASQAMLVPK